A region of the Nocardia asteroides genome:
GCAGCAGGCCCGCGGACGCGTCCGTGCGGAACGATCAGCCCGCGCCTCCGCAGGCCCGCAGGCCGGATCTCCCGCCCCCGCCGCCACTGCCCGACCCGCCGCGGCAGCCGGACGGTGAGAGGTCCGCTCCGATGCCGACCGACGAGCAGGCCCAGCCGCCCCGCGGCGAGAGCGCGCCCGGCCAGGACGCGGGCACCACCCGCCCTCCGCTCGCGCCGCAGAACGGCGGATGGCCATCCACCGGCAACCCTCGGCTCGATGCCGCGCTGTCGGCCGTGCTGCCGAACCATTGGCCTGCGGCCGCGCCGCCAAACAACCAGTCCGCGCCCAGCAGCCAATCCGCGTCGCCCAGCAGCCAACCCGCGTCGCCCAGCAGCCAATCCGCGTCGCCCAGCAGCCAATCCGCGTCGCCGAGCAACCACCCCTTCGCACCACCGGTGGGCACGGACACGACCAGGAACACCGCGGCAGCGCCGGTTGCCGAGCAGCGGGAGATCCCGCCGAGCGGTCCGAATCAGACGTGGCCGACCGGCAACCAGCCGCCGACTCCGTCCAGCGGCCACACGCCCACTGCGCCGGTAGACGGCGGACACCCCGCAGTGCCATCGTCCGCAGCCGACCACCCGAGGTCGGCGGCTGCGGAATCCGGAGAGCGCCCCGCAGCCGATACGATCGGCGCCACATCCACGATGGATGCCGGACGGACGCCCGTGGCAGAGCGCCCCGCAGATCCCGGCCCGGTAACGTCGTCCGCCGAAGACGATCCCGCAGTGGCGCAGCATGTGCCATCCGCACGGCCGTCCGCAGGTGGCATTCCCGCGCCCGCAACGCAGGCCGGCCCATCCGGTCCCACCGTCGCGGATTCCGGCGGTCCGCCGCCCTGGCTCGCGGCGCCGCGGCCCGAGCAGAACGAGGCACCCGCGACGGACCCGCCTCGGCGTCTCCCGCCGCTACCCGATCCGCCCGCGCCGCACGAGCGGGCACATGTCGCGCCGACCGACGACGAGCACCGCCCGCCGCCGCGCAGCGCGGACGGTCCGCCGCCCTGGCTCGGTCACACCGCACCGGAGCAAACCGGTCAGCCGGGCCGACCCGGACTTCCGCCTGTGCCGAACGAAGTCGCCGCACAGAGCGGCCGAGTGCCCGTCGAGCATTCGGGGCAGGCACCGCGGCTGCCCGCCGACCGCGGACCGGCGTCGGACCCGCAGCCCGCGGATCTCGGTGCCGCGCAACCGGCCGCGTCCGTGCCCCCTCCGCACACCGAACAGGGTGCGGTCGGTCCGGTGCTGCCCGCCCCCGATAGCGCCTCCGCGACCGGCGCTCCGGTTACACCGGATATCGCCGCGCAGCCGACCACGTTCACCGCTCGACCGGAGACGGCCGGGTCGGCGGATCCGGTTCCCGTGCAACCTGGCCCGGTTCCCCCACCACCTGGCCCGGTCCCCGCGCAACCTGGTCCTGTGAACCTGGTCGGCCCTGTCGGCCCTCCGCCCGCGCAACCTGGTCCGGTTACCGCGCAACCTGCTCCGGTTCTCCCGCAGCCTGATCCGGGTTTCGCGGCGCCGAGTTGGACGAGCACGGCCGGAGCCGATTCCGCGTCGGCGCGCCCAGTGGGCGGCGGACGACACCGGCTGCCTGCCGAGACGAGCGCCTCCTCTGCTGCGCAGGCGCCGATCGCACCGGCGCCTGACTTCGACCAGCAGCCGGTACCTCAGCACCGGCCGGGCCCCGCCTACGCGGGCGATCCGCAGCCGGCACCACACGCGCCGATCGGTGAACACGCCAGTCACCCGCCACAGTTCGCGGGTGGGCAGCTGCCGGGTACCGCCCCGCAGGCCCCCGCCGATCAGTGGCGCAACGCCGCCGAACCGGTCGCCGCGCCCGAATCCGCTCCGGTGGCGCCGTATTCCGCGCCTCCGCAGTACCAGCCCGATCAGCAGCCCCACGCCCAGCCCGCCCCGCACGCAAGCCCGCAGTGGGGCACGCCGCAGGGCTACGCGCAACCGCAGGCCCAGCAGCCGGGCGTGCCGTTCCAGCCTTCGCTGGACAACGTGCCGCTGCGGCGGGCCAAGAAGGCGCCGGGTTCCGGGTGGCGCAAGGCGGTGCATCACGTGTCCGGCGGCGCGATCAACCCCGGCATGTCCGCCGAGGAACGCAGGCTGCAAGAACTGGTCGCGCGGATCAGGCAGCCGGTCCGCGGCGATTACCGGATCGCGGTGCTCTCGCTCAAGGGTGGTGTCGGAAAGACCACCACCACAATGGGTATCGGCTCCATCTTCGCCTCCATCCGGGGCGACCGGGTGATCGCGGTGGACGCCAATCCCGATTTCGGCACGCTGTCGCAGCGGGTGCCGCTACAGACCAGGTCCACCGTGCGCGACCTGCTCCTCGACTCGTCCATCCAGCGCTATTCGGATGTGCGCAGGCACACCTCACAGGCGACGAGCCGCCTGGAAGTGCTGGCCAGCGAACGCGATCCGGCCGCGTCGGAGGCGTTCAGCGAGGAGGAGTACCGCGCTGTCGCCCGAATTCTGCAGCGGTTCTACAACATCATCCTCACCGACTGCGGTACCGGACTCATGCACTCGGCCATGTCCGGGGTATTGGACCTGGCGCACTCGCTGGTGCTGATCTCCTCCCCCGCGATCGACGGAGCCCGCAGCGCCGCCGCGACGTTGGACTGGTTGTCGCTGCACGGTCACGACCACTTGGTGCGCAATGCGGTGGTGGTGATCAACTCTCCGCGCGCCGGATCGCCGAATGTCGGTATCCAGCAACTACGGGAGTACTTCCTGTCCCGGTGCCGCGCCGTGCACATCATCCCGTTCGACCCGCACATGTCCGAGGGCGCCGAAATCGATCTGCACCGGCTGCACAAGCAGACCAAGCGCGCCTACGTCGAGCTGGCGGCGACCGTCGCGGACGACTTCGCCACCGATCACCGCCGTTATCACCCGTGATACCCGCCGGGGCCGTGGCCCGGCGGGCAAGAAGGGCGAGCGGATCAGCCGCTCACCACTCGGGCAGACGCCGCCTGCCCGCCATGACGTCGCGCACCAGATCGTCGTAGGCGTCGGCGAGTTCGGCGAGATGATGCCACGCGTTGTGCAGCAGCTCGTCGTGCGCGTTCAGCGTCATCAACGCGTGGTGCGCGCGCACCGAGGACTCGGCCAGGCGATCGATCACCGCGCCCACCGTTTCGGTGTGCAGAGTGGCGCCGAGCCGATGCTGCGGCACACTGCGCATCACCCAGTCGTCGATGGCCATCACCAATTCGACTCTGCGACGCTCGATTTCGCGAACCACCGCCACGGCGGTATCCACCGAACCACCACGGCCGACCAGGCGACGCTCGTGTAGCACTGCCAGATCGCGAGCGAACCACAGGAGCGGACCACCGACCACACGGTGCCCGCGACACGCCCGGACCAATAGGTCGGACGTGGGAAGCAATCCCGGCGCCGAAGAGCGCACCGAGGGATCGACACACCTCGGTGTGCCGGGAAGGGCCATTACGACCGTTGTATCCGAACCTGCCACGTTGCCTCGCCGTCATCGCCGCACAACACCGGATCAGGACGTTCATTACAATAAACCTCTGAAGGCCCCTGTCAAGCGTTACCCGGCCGTAGGGAGTCACGAAGAGTACACTTCGTTACCTGCACGACCAACCGAGGAGCAAGATGGCGGACGGTCCGACGTATCACCGGATCGCAGACCTCCTCCGCGAGGAGATCCGCGCAGCCAAGTGGAAGCCGGGCGATCGACTGCCCAGTCACTCCGAGCTTGCCGATCAGATGCAGGTCTCGATAACCACCGCCCGCAACGCGATCCAGGTGCTGGTGACCGAGAATTTGGTCTACACAGCAACTTCCCGCGGGACGATCGTTCGAAACCAAGAGGTTCTCGAATCCGTTGTCACCGATTCCATTCGCCCCGACCGGCCGCAGACCCCGCACGACATCTTCGAGGAGATCGCGCGGGCCGCGAGCCGGGAGCCGTCGAAGGAGTTCAGCGCGAGAATGGAGCCGGCCAGTCCCGAGGTCGCGTCGTGGCTGGGCATACCGCCGGATTCCTGGGTACTGGCCAGGACCGTGGTCCAGTATCTCGATCACGAACCGTGGTCATGGGAGGTCAGCTTCTATCCCCGAGACCTGGCCGAGGCCACGGGAATCGACTCCCCGCACGACATTCCGGAGGGAACCACTCGCCGCCTCGCCGACCGCGGCCATGCCGAGACCGCGCACCGCGACACTCTGGTCGCTCGTCCGGCCAGTGCGGAGGAGGCCTCGGTGCTCGGCGTCGCCACCGGCACCATCCTGCTCGACCATCTGCGCATCGGAGCCACGCACGAGCGCGTCACCCGTGCCACCCGGCATCGTTCGCTGGCCACCGGCAATCGGCTCGCCTACGAACTCGGCGATGCCCAAGGCACCGCGATAATTCGGGCGACGCTTGCCAACTCCCACGGGTCCGGTCCGGCCTAGCCCATGACGATCGCGCTGCGCCAGGCTACGGGGGGCGATCTCGGCCTGATCTGCCGCCTGCGTGTGCAGCGCACGGCGTGGCTGACCGCGCGCGGCTCCGATCAGTGGACGGTCGCCGGGCGCGGCCTGCCCATCGAGATCTTCGCCCGTGCCGTCGGACGTTCGCTGGACGCGGGCGAGACCTGGATCGCGGAGGTCTCGGGCGAGCCCGCGGGCACCATCACGGTCAACGACCGCGCCGATGCGGGTCTGTGGTCGCAATGGGAACTCGATGACTCGGTGATCGTCCATTTCATGATCGTCGATCTGCGTTTCGCGGGGCGGCGCGTCGGTCACCGGATGCTCGCCCACGCGGGGATGCTCGCCCGCCGACAGCAACGCGGATGGGTCCGGCTGGATGCTTGGACCACCAATTCCGACCTGCACGACTACTACCGGTCCGCCGGTTTCCGTTTGGTTCGCATCGCAGGGCCGCTCGCGGTGGGACCGTCGCGCGCGCTGTTCGAGCGACGAGCCGACAGCTGGGATTACGCACTGCCCGTGCCGGTCACGGCGGTCACACGATCGGCTACGTCGGCGATTCTGCGATCCCCCCGGTCGAACAACTGACCGGTACGCCACAGCGCGGGCAGGTGACCCTTGCGGATCGCGTCCGCCCGAGCGGCCACACGGGCCGGGCGAGTTGGACCATGCTTCGCCGCCCGCCTCGTCGTGGCTACCCGACCACAGTTGGTCAGACCGGTGGCAGGTGCGCGATGTGCACCATCTCGATGCCTCTGCTGCGCGAGACCAGGGTTCCGCGTCCGGGAGGCAATTTGCTCGGTCGCACGTCGCCGATCAGCTTGCCCTCGTCGCGCGATCCGCTCATGATCAAAGTCTCGACCGACAGGTTCTTCATGGTGCCCAATATCGGGTCGTACAGCGCGCGGGACACGCCGCCGCTGCGGCGAGTGACCACGAGGTGCATGCCGATGTCGCGGGCTTGGGGCAGGTACTCCAGTAGCGGCGCGAACGGATTGATACTGCCCGTGGCCACCATGTCGTAGTCGTCGACGACGATGTAGATCTCCGGGCCGCTCCACCAGCTGCGTTCCCGCAGTTGCTGCGGGGTGATGTCCGAACCGGGGATTCGTTTGGCCAGATATCCGGC
Encoded here:
- a CDS encoding GNAT family N-acetyltransferase, coding for MTIALRQATGGDLGLICRLRVQRTAWLTARGSDQWTVAGRGLPIEIFARAVGRSLDAGETWIAEVSGEPAGTITVNDRADAGLWSQWELDDSVIVHFMIVDLRFAGRRVGHRMLAHAGMLARRQQRGWVRLDAWTTNSDLHDYYRSAGFRLVRIAGPLAVGPSRALFERRADSWDYALPVPVTAVTRSATSAILRSPRSNN
- a CDS encoding DUF4254 domain-containing protein — encoded protein: MALPGTPRCVDPSVRSSAPGLLPTSDLLVRACRGHRVVGGPLLWFARDLAVLHERRLVGRGGSVDTAVAVVREIERRRVELVMAIDDWVMRSVPQHRLGATLHTETVGAVIDRLAESSVRAHHALMTLNAHDELLHNAWHHLAELADAYDDLVRDVMAGRRRLPEW
- a CDS encoding GntR family transcriptional regulator, with the translated sequence MADGPTYHRIADLLREEIRAAKWKPGDRLPSHSELADQMQVSITTARNAIQVLVTENLVYTATSRGTIVRNQEVLESVVTDSIRPDRPQTPHDIFEEIARAASREPSKEFSARMEPASPEVASWLGIPPDSWVLARTVVQYLDHEPWSWEVSFYPRDLAEATGIDSPHDIPEGTTRRLADRGHAETAHRDTLVARPASAEEASVLGVATGTILLDHLRIGATHERVTRATRHRSLATGNRLAYELGDAQGTAIIRATLANSHGSGPA